A stretch of the Planktothricoides raciborskii GIHE-MW2 genome encodes the following:
- a CDS encoding NB-ARC domain-containing protein translates to MIPQDFLKAVAAEHSVSESELEVLSHALAGETITAIATNLEIRAEAVRKRLGEVYKKFHIGGAGPGKMAKLQQILVTQYQDHQALMVMQTSGDELSLLMEDTTKPRQDWGEAPDVSIFYGRTEELGTLEDWILSQECRVVALVGMAGIGKTALSVKLAHQLKDHFDYLIWRSLRHAPSLQDLLDNLLKFLYRRPFNYPLTEINDKISFLVAYLRKYRCLLVLDSAETILQSGSLAAQYAPGYQEYGEFFRRLGEEPHKSCLLITSQEKPKEIALLEGKTMPGRSLALSDLQTPQARKIFQEKSLAEPGKWDSLISLYRGNPLALKIVATTIQDLFGGQVAEFLKHNTLVFGQISGLVATQCDRLSLLEKEILQWLAIERQPVSLAKLRENMILPVSQRELLEAVASLGQRSLIEKHPDREEAVFSLQPLLMEYVTSQIIDQVSAEIREVFRTKKTEKLVLLRSHVLVQPQAPAAVKADQITDILTPIQDRLRRTFRSESRITEYLTQIQTLLQGEPELEVGYAAQNVQLLLGLN, encoded by the coding sequence GTGATTCCTCAAGATTTTCTCAAAGCTGTGGCGGCTGAACACAGTGTGTCGGAGTCAGAGTTAGAGGTGCTGTCTCATGCTTTGGCTGGTGAAACGATTACGGCGATCGCCACTAACTTAGAGATCCGCGCCGAAGCAGTACGCAAACGCTTGGGCGAGGTATATAAGAAATTTCATATTGGTGGGGCAGGTCCGGGAAAAATGGCTAAGTTGCAACAGATTTTAGTCACCCAGTATCAAGACCATCAAGCCCTTATGGTAATGCAAACTTCTGGGGATGAGCTTTCTTTGTTGATGGAAGATACGACGAAACCTCGGCAAGATTGGGGGGAAGCCCCAGATGTGTCAATTTTTTATGGTCGGACTGAGGAATTGGGGACTTTAGAAGATTGGATTTTGTCTCAAGAATGCCGTGTGGTGGCCTTGGTTGGCATGGCAGGAATTGGCAAAACCGCTTTATCGGTGAAGTTAGCCCACCAACTTAAGGATCATTTTGATTATTTGATTTGGCGATCGCTCCGTCATGCCCCTTCGTTGCAAGATTTATTAGATAATCTGCTGAAATTTCTCTATCGCCGACCTTTTAACTATCCCCTCACTGAAATTAACGATAAAATTAGCTTTCTTGTGGCCTATCTCCGCAAATATCGCTGTCTGTTAGTGCTTGATAGTGCGGAAACGATTCTGCAAAGTGGCTCTTTGGCGGCACAATATGCCCCTGGATATCAGGAGTATGGTGAGTTTTTTCGCCGTCTGGGGGAAGAACCCCATAAAAGCTGTCTGCTGATTACCAGTCAGGAAAAACCCAAGGAAATTGCTCTATTGGAAGGCAAAACCATGCCGGGGCGATCGCTGGCTTTGTCAGACTTACAAACCCCCCAAGCCCGGAAAATTTTCCAAGAAAAAAGTCTGGCCGAACCAGGAAAATGGGATTCTCTGATTTCCCTGTATCGAGGCAACCCTCTGGCGCTGAAAATTGTGGCCACCACCATTCAAGATTTATTTGGCGGTCAGGTTGCGGAATTTCTCAAACACAATACCCTGGTCTTTGGGCAGATTAGCGGTTTAGTAGCGACACAGTGCGATCGCCTCTCTCTTTTAGAAAAGGAAATTCTGCAATGGTTAGCCATTGAACGTCAGCCCGTTTCTTTGGCCAAACTGCGGGAAAATATGATCCTGCCAGTGTCCCAACGGGAATTACTCGAAGCAGTCGCTTCCCTGGGACAGCGATCGCTCATTGAAAAACATCCCGATCGCGAGGAAGCGGTGTTTTCCCTTCAACCTTTATTAATGGAATATGTCACCAGCCAAATTATTGACCAAGTATCCGCCGAAATTCGGGAAGTGTTCCGCACCAAAAAAACCGAGAAATTAGTTCTGTTGCGGAGTCATGTCCTCGTTCAGCCTCAAGCCCCAGCCGCCGTGAAAGCCGATCAAATCACTGATATTCTCACGCCGATTCAAGATCGACTGCGGCGAACCTTTAGAAGTGAAAGCAGAATTACCGAATATTTGACCCAAATTCAAACTCTCCTGCAAGGGGAACCAGAACTAGAGGTAGGATATGCAGCCCAAAACGTGCAACTGTTGTTAGGGCTTAATTGA
- a CDS encoding DUF4327 family protein encodes MIQKVAHPMVKFQRQVRSLVESNVIKPSDSLWKIAFLYRDDWSHWKKELEEFDFTMRDPISELLAVETWEEDE; translated from the coding sequence ATGATCCAGAAGGTTGCTCACCCGATGGTGAAGTTTCAACGTCAGGTGCGATCGTTAGTAGAATCCAACGTTATCAAACCATCCGATAGCCTGTGGAAAATTGCCTTTCTGTATCGTGACGATTGGTCTCACTGGAAAAAAGAACTCGAAGAATTTGACTTCACAATGAGAGATCCGATTAGCGAATTACTGGCTGTCGAAACCTGGGAAGAAGATGAATAA
- a CDS encoding GNAT family N-acetyltransferase, with amino-acid sequence MTIRLATESDLPTIVNIYNASIPERMATADLTPVSVASRRDWFLAHNPQKYPIFVKVKHDLVIGWLSFQAFYGRPAFHPTAEVSIYVVAEAQHQGIGQELLAYGISQSPQLGLKTLLGFIFGHNQASLRLFEKFGFERWGHLPQVAELDGVERDVVILGKRLEAADRRWAAHRR; translated from the coding sequence ATGACCATCAGATTAGCAACAGAATCCGATTTACCCACAATTGTGAACATTTATAATGCCAGTATTCCCGAAAGAATGGCCACAGCGGATCTCACTCCCGTATCCGTTGCATCCCGTCGAGATTGGTTTTTGGCGCATAATCCTCAGAAATATCCGATTTTCGTAAAAGTGAAGCACGATCTAGTCATTGGTTGGCTGAGTTTTCAAGCATTTTATGGTAGACCGGCTTTTCACCCAACCGCAGAAGTCAGTATTTATGTGGTTGCTGAAGCGCAACATCAAGGCATTGGTCAGGAATTACTCGCTTATGGGATTAGCCAATCTCCTCAACTGGGGTTGAAAACTTTATTAGGGTTTATTTTTGGTCATAATCAAGCTTCTTTGAGGTTGTTTGAGAAATTCGGCTTTGAACGTTGGGGTCATTTACCCCAGGTGGCAGAGTTGGATGGGGTGGAAAGAGATGTAGTAATTCTGGGAAAGCGTTTAGAGGCAGCGGATAGAAGATGGGCAGCGCATAGAAGATAA
- the psbA gene encoding photosystem II q(b) protein, which produces MTTTLQQRESASLWQRFCSWVTSTDNRLYVGWFGVLMIPTLLTATICYIIAFVAAPPVDIDGIREPVAGSLLLGNNIISGAVVPSSNAIGLHFYPIWEAASLDEWLYNGGPYQLVIFHFLIGIFCYMGREWELSYRLGMRPWICVAYSAPVAAASAVFLIYPIGQGSFSDGMPLGISGTFNFMLVFQAEHNILMHPFHMLGVAGVFGGALFSAMHGSLVTSSLVRETTEVESQNYGYKFGQEEETYNIVAAHGYFGRLIFQYASFNNSRSLHFFLGAWPVIGIWFTALGVSTMAFNLNGFNFNQSIVDSQGRVINTWADVINRANLGMEVMHERNAHNFPLDLAAGEAAPVALSAPQING; this is translated from the coding sequence ATGACTACTACTCTCCAACAACGCGAAAGCGCTTCTCTGTGGCAGCGCTTCTGCTCCTGGGTCACAAGCACCGACAACCGCCTGTATGTAGGCTGGTTCGGCGTCCTGATGATCCCCACCCTTTTGACCGCAACCATCTGCTACATCATTGCTTTCGTCGCTGCTCCTCCAGTGGACATTGACGGGATCCGCGAACCCGTGGCTGGTTCCTTACTGTTAGGCAACAACATCATCTCTGGTGCCGTTGTTCCTTCCAGCAATGCGATCGGTCTGCACTTCTACCCCATTTGGGAAGCTGCTTCTCTCGATGAGTGGCTGTACAATGGTGGCCCATACCAGTTAGTGATTTTCCACTTCCTGATCGGCATCTTCTGCTACATGGGTCGTGAGTGGGAATTATCCTACCGCTTGGGTATGCGTCCTTGGATCTGCGTCGCTTACAGCGCTCCTGTGGCTGCTGCCAGCGCCGTGTTCCTGATCTACCCCATCGGTCAAGGTTCTTTCTCCGATGGTATGCCTCTGGGTATCTCTGGAACCTTCAACTTTATGTTGGTATTCCAAGCTGAACACAACATCCTGATGCACCCCTTCCATATGTTAGGTGTGGCCGGTGTGTTCGGTGGCGCTCTGTTCTCCGCTATGCACGGTTCTTTGGTGACTTCTTCCTTGGTTCGTGAAACCACCGAAGTTGAATCTCAAAACTATGGTTACAAGTTCGGTCAAGAAGAAGAAACCTACAACATCGTTGCCGCTCACGGTTACTTTGGTCGTTTGATCTTCCAATACGCTTCCTTCAACAACAGCCGCTCTCTGCACTTCTTCTTGGGTGCATGGCCTGTTATCGGTATCTGGTTCACCGCTCTGGGTGTGTCCACGATGGCCTTCAACCTGAACGGTTTCAACTTCAACCAATCCATTGTTGATTCTCAAGGTCGCGTCATCAATACCTGGGCTGATGTGATCAACCGCGCTAACTTGGGTATGGAAGTGATGCACGAGCGCAACGCTCACAACTTCCCCTTAGATTTGGCTGCTGGTGAAGCTGCTCCTGTGGCTTTGAGTGCTCCTCAAATCAATGGCTAA
- a CDS encoding ATP-binding protein encodes MKNIEEVLEWAEKLILEKTGEPLKPIEEAILKGVWSGKKYAQIAKEYNNCRVSHVKKEAAKLWDKLRDELGEDLKKYNFRSKVEKRNRVSPCSQSGHCLVQVDNVNIGGEFIQTIKDDRSPSSPESSPDSSPNSSPTQNSSPIIDLTDAPDLSEFYNRTTEINTLKQWILKDQIRLITIYGLSGIGKSLLTRQLIEQIKPEFDYIIWKSLTETPTLSCLKNQLQQFFAQSQNPPLPTIIDYFRNSRCLVILDDLQNLFQSGFLAGQYLTEHKDYGQFWQQIAKNHHQSSVILLSWEKPREIATLQGEKQSTRTLNLKGLSADAEEILKEHGLTDSEKWPELINLYQGHPTWLNIIASTILELFDGSVSLFLADQEEIFIGDLSPILESHLDRLSELEKKVISTFSEYESVDISQASGLREFAKSELTEAMQSLGRRGLVEKVTTGGRSRFLLNPVFNTSSNHYEILITTKTQRTQR; translated from the coding sequence ATGAAAAATATTGAAGAAGTGTTAGAGTGGGCTGAAAAGCTGATCCTTGAGAAAACAGGCGAACCTCTCAAGCCGATAGAGGAAGCCATACTCAAGGGTGTGTGGTCAGGAAAAAAATATGCTCAAATTGCTAAAGAATATAATAATTGTCGTGTATCTCACGTTAAGAAAGAAGCCGCTAAGTTATGGGATAAGCTGCGGGATGAGTTAGGAGAAGACCTGAAGAAATATAATTTTCGTTCCAAGGTAGAGAAAAGAAATAGGGTTTCTCCATGTTCTCAATCAGGTCACTGTTTAGTACAAGTTGATAATGTGAATATTGGAGGTGAATTCATACAAACGATAAAAGATGATCGATCGCCCTCTTCTCCTGAATCTTCCCCCGACTCTTCTCCTAACTCTTCCCCCACCCAAAATTCCTCACCCATTATTGACTTAACCGACGCTCCAGACCTCAGCGAATTTTACAACCGCACCACCGAAATAAATACCCTCAAACAGTGGATCTTAAAAGACCAGATCCGCTTAATCACCATCTATGGATTAAGTGGCATTGGCAAAAGCTTACTAACCAGGCAACTCATCGAACAAATCAAGCCTGAATTTGACTATATTATTTGGAAAAGTCTCACAGAAACTCCCACCCTTTCCTGCCTAAAAAACCAACTACAACAATTTTTTGCCCAGTCACAAAATCCCCCATTACCCACAATAATTGATTACTTTCGTAACTCGCGCTGTTTAGTCATACTGGATGACCTGCAAAATCTTTTTCAAAGCGGGTTCCTTGCCGGTCAATACTTAACCGAACATAAAGACTATGGCCAATTTTGGCAACAAATCGCCAAAAACCATCATCAAAGTTCCGTGATTCTCCTGAGTTGGGAAAAACCCAGAGAAATCGCCACTTTACAAGGCGAAAAACAATCCACCCGCACTTTAAACCTCAAAGGATTATCAGCGGATGCTGAGGAAATTTTGAAAGAACACGGATTAACCGACTCAGAAAAATGGCCAGAATTAATCAACCTATACCAAGGTCATCCCACCTGGTTAAATATCATCGCCTCAACGATATTAGAACTATTTGATGGTAGCGTTTCCTTATTTTTAGCCGACCAAGAGGAGATATTTATCGGCGACTTATCCCCCATTCTCGAATCTCACTTAGACCGTTTATCGGAGTTAGAAAAAAAAGTCATATCCACGTTTTCAGAATATGAATCGGTAGATATTTCTCAAGCATCTGGATTACGGGAATTTGCCAAATCAGAATTAACCGAAGCCATGCAATCTTTAGGCAGACGGGGCTTAGTCGAAAAAGTGACCACAGGAGGGCGATCGCGCTTTCTGCTAAATCCTGTATTTAATACATCCTCAAATCATTATGAAATTTTAATAACCACCAAGACACAAAGAACACAAAGATGA